CGGGTGCCGACCACGACCTCGGGGGCGACCCTGAGGCGATAGACCACATGGGGCCGCTCCTCGCCGGGCTTGATCATCCAGCGTGCCACCCCTTCCTCATTGTCCAGACTCGAAGGCGGCGGACTGGCTTCGATAAGCTGCCAGCCCTTGGGAAAATGCTCGCGCAGGATGAACCCCTTGGCGGTGGTATCGGCCGTCAGGCGAAGGCGCACCGGAATCACCGTACCGGGAGCGGCGTAATTGGGCAAAAGACGCTGGGCGGAGAATTTATCGGGAGACAATTCTTCCTGGCGACCCACCAGGACATACGTCAGACCGGCGACCAGCAAGGTCAGAAGCACGAGAAACGGCAACCGGCGAAGAAATACGGGAGTGGGCGCCTTGACCTTGGCCTCGGTTTCACTCGGCGTTTCGGACACCGCGGCGGCCGCCGCGTCGGGCACCGCCTTTTCCAGGATCTCCTCGACGGAGACTTCCAGCGCCTCGGCCAGACGCAGGGCGTTTTCCCGCTTGATACTCGGATAGCGGTTGTTTTCCCAGCGCGACACCGTATCGGTGGTCACGCCGACCACCTTGGCCACGTAGAGCTGCGTGAGCTTTTTTTCTTCGCGAATGCGCCGGATGGCCTCACTGTCGAGATTGACCATCGGTGGCAGGATCGGCTTCATAATTTCCTCAAACGGGAAAAATCACGCCACTTTACCAGATATGGCCGGCAGCCGCAAACGGCAAAGCACGATCACGCGCGGGACGGAAGGCGAACGCTCAGGGCAGGGAGGGGATTTGCGGCGCGGCCTGGAAGGGACAGATGTCCTTGAGCGCGAAGCCGGCACGGAGCAGATCGGTGAATTGCTCGACGCTGGTGGGCCGCCCGAAATAAAAGCCCTGCAATTCGTCGCATTGGCGGGCGATGAGAAATTCGAGCTGCTGGCGTGTTTCAACGCCCTCGGCGATGACTTTGATGTTGAGGCTGTGCGCCACGGCGATGACGGCATCGACGATGGCCGCATTGTCCATATCCGAGGTCACGTCGCGCACGAAGGATTGCGCGATCTTGAGCCGGTCGAAGGGAAAATGCTTGAGATAGCTCAGGGAGGAATAACCCGTGCCGAAATCGTCGATGGCCAGATTGACACCGCGCACCTTGATGTCGGTGAGGGTCATGATGGTCACATCGGCATTTTCCATGATGGTGCTTTCGGTCAGCTCCAGCTCCAGACAGCCGGGGTCGAAGCCGGTCTCCGCCAGCACATGGTCGATCATGTCGATGAAACAGGGGTGATTGAACTGGCGCGCCGAGATGTTGACCGCCAGACGCATGGCGGGGAAACCGAGGTTTTTCCATTCCTTGGCCTGCCGGCAGGCGCAAAGGAGCACCCACTGGCCGATGCTCAGGATCAGGCCGGTTTCCTCGGCGATGCCGATGAATTTTTCCGGCGTCAACACCCCCAATTCCGGGTGATCCCAGCGCAGCAGCGCCTCCATGCCGACCATGCGCCCGGTGCGCAGATCCAGTTGCGGCTGGTAGAGCAGAAACAGCTCGTCGCGCTCCAGGGCCTTGCGCAGGCTGGTTTCGACCTGCATCCGCTCCTGTACCCGGGCATTCATCTCCTGGGAAAAAAACTGATAGGTGTTCTTGCCCCGCTCCTTGGCCTGATACATGGCAATGTCGGCATGGCGCAGCAAGATGCCCGGCTCCGCACCGTCCTCCGGAAACACCGCGATACCAATGCTGGTGGTGATGAAAACCTCCTGCTCATCGAGTTGCACCGGGCCGGCCAGGGTTTGCAG
This is a stretch of genomic DNA from Geoalkalibacter sp.. It encodes these proteins:
- a CDS encoding helix-turn-helix transcriptional regulator, with amino-acid sequence MKPILPPMVNLDSEAIRRIREEKKLTQLYVAKVVGVTTDTVSRWENNRYPSIKRENALRLAEALEVSVEEILEKAVPDAAAAAVSETPSETEAKVKAPTPVFLRRLPFLVLLTLLVAGLTYVLVGRQEELSPDKFSAQRLLPNYAAPGTVIPVRLRLTADTTAKGFILREHFPKGWQLIEASPPPSSLDNEEGVARWMIKPGEERPHVVYRLRVAPEVVVGTRAEFGGEIVVSPKDGPKGRSVQMPTEGAAEIRVAPILWADLNGDGVIDDAEMLEASDTLDEMKGVHMDWNILEEIWDAGGYRWVPEKSIFVPEKPVSRGTSAAPPSSY